The following coding sequences lie in one Gemmatimonadota bacterium genomic window:
- a CDS encoding ATP-binding protein encodes MAPPPPAERGNGDGVDHIEEIAKEAARILRVDRVAVWTQSGAEGALRCLLRHHRREGTISRPGVQPDEVARAFGESLREEGTLTSEDSPRNGPEALRGWIAEEGIRAFIAEPLRVQEELVGFVTFEEDRGPRRWTPHARELAVSLAGQIGAAMREPERPVRVERSAGPSRPADLGEPSATEIASGAPAPPQRMRTEAPMPEGVSSSVSTTGLASHATDSLRLHAIEPEGPQLPRNVRAEPEGPEPAWHEVPTHEAEKIVQAPELARAGTTRDPAPAETGEAAPRGNVGPDRRSEPRRLSRLESAALLASESVPELLRILEVQRGSFRLLEDSLAGREGELDILMQAKEAAHRVESALKDFLVHLRRGVGSADRVELNVVLSTMIASLAEEAGDKVRLRVAPGADPIPVNADPSLLEHALLHLVRNSREAAPDGTDVRLSWGRVYASGSGAPAETGLVRIRVEDRGEGMPPEQLPWVLEPYHSLTGEEGERRGLGLAVVRAIIEGHGGWLEIGSRPGEGTVVDLFLPISGAPAAVVTAPVAAPEAPKAVATPVGPATVLILEDEPLLARLIEQILARNGYRTELAGGAAEAERRWHRLEGGLDLVIVERELAGGRSGLDLVRRWRRESPELRAVVLDRRATPDAEGEPQSIEGFPMLQRPFDPSDVLKRVREELAGRADDASTEDTSPEEPTTPPSTLPESPGQTGRMLAH; translated from the coding sequence ATGGCCCCTCCTCCTCCTGCCGAACGAGGAAACGGGGACGGAGTGGACCACATCGAAGAGATCGCAAAGGAAGCGGCGCGCATCCTTCGCGTGGACCGGGTGGCGGTCTGGACCCAAAGTGGAGCCGAGGGAGCGCTCCGCTGTCTTCTGCGGCACCATCGCCGTGAGGGGACGATCTCCAGGCCGGGCGTTCAGCCCGACGAGGTGGCGCGGGCCTTTGGCGAGTCCCTTCGGGAAGAGGGCACACTCACCTCCGAAGACTCCCCCCGCAATGGACCGGAAGCCCTTCGCGGTTGGATCGCCGAAGAAGGCATTCGCGCCTTCATCGCCGAGCCCCTACGCGTCCAGGAGGAGCTCGTCGGATTCGTGACCTTCGAGGAGGACCGAGGTCCCCGACGGTGGACGCCTCATGCGCGGGAGCTCGCCGTATCTCTCGCCGGTCAGATCGGAGCCGCGATGAGGGAACCGGAAAGGCCCGTCCGCGTCGAGCGGTCCGCCGGGCCAAGCCGGCCGGCCGACCTTGGTGAGCCTTCCGCGACAGAGATCGCCTCCGGAGCGCCTGCGCCGCCGCAGCGCATGCGGACGGAGGCTCCGATGCCCGAGGGCGTGTCGTCCTCGGTCTCGACCACCGGGCTCGCTTCTCACGCCACCGACAGCTTACGTCTCCACGCGATCGAACCCGAAGGGCCCCAGCTCCCCCGAAACGTTCGGGCCGAACCCGAGGGGCCCGAACCCGCGTGGCACGAAGTCCCGACCCACGAAGCGGAAAAAATCGTGCAAGCCCCGGAGCTCGCGCGAGCGGGGACGACCCGCGATCCCGCTCCGGCCGAGACAGGCGAGGCGGCCCCGCGCGGTAATGTGGGGCCCGACCGGCGGTCCGAGCCTCGACGACTTTCGCGGCTCGAGAGCGCCGCGCTCCTCGCCAGTGAATCCGTTCCTGAGCTCCTCCGGATTCTGGAGGTCCAGCGGGGAAGCTTTCGCCTTCTCGAGGACTCTCTTGCCGGACGCGAAGGCGAGCTCGACATCTTGATGCAGGCGAAAGAAGCGGCGCATCGGGTCGAGTCCGCCCTGAAAGACTTCCTGGTCCACCTTCGGAGAGGGGTCGGAAGCGCCGATCGGGTCGAGCTCAATGTGGTGCTGTCCACCATGATCGCATCTCTCGCGGAGGAAGCGGGTGACAAGGTGCGCCTGCGGGTCGCCCCTGGCGCCGATCCGATTCCCGTGAACGCGGACCCCTCACTCCTCGAGCACGCGCTCCTACACCTCGTGCGCAACTCTCGTGAGGCGGCGCCCGATGGAACCGACGTGCGCCTCTCCTGGGGGCGCGTTTACGCAAGCGGGAGCGGGGCCCCGGCCGAAACGGGGCTCGTCCGGATCCGGGTGGAGGACCGTGGCGAGGGGATGCCACCGGAACAGCTTCCGTGGGTCCTCGAGCCCTACCACTCCCTGACGGGCGAGGAGGGAGAGCGCCGTGGACTCGGACTCGCGGTGGTGCGGGCGATCATAGAGGGTCACGGCGGATGGCTAGAGATCGGGTCACGACCGGGCGAGGGAACCGTGGTGGATCTCTTCCTCCCCATTTCCGGGGCCCCTGCGGCAGTGGTGACAGCGCCCGTAGCCGCCCCCGAAGCACCGAAGGCCGTGGCCACTCCCGTGGGGCCCGCGACCGTCCTCATCCTCGAAGACGAGCCACTGCTCGCACGCCTCATCGAGCAGATTCTTGCCCGGAACGGGTACCGCACCGAATTGGCGGGCGGGGCCGCCGAGGCGGAACGCCGCTGGCACCGGCTCGAAGGCGGGCTCGATCTCGTCATCGTGGAGCGCGAGCTCGCCGGGGGACGCTCCGGGCTCGACCTGGTCCGGAGGTGGCGGAGGGAGTCCCCCGAGCTGCGCGCGGTCGTGCTCGATCGCCGCGCGACTCCCGACGCGGAAGGGGAGCCCCAGTCCATCGAAGGATTCCCCATGCTCCAGCGTCCCTTCGATCCTTCGGACGTCCTCAAGCGGGTCAGGGAGGAGTTGGCGGGTCGGGCCGACGATGCCTCCACGGAGGACACGAGTCCCGAAGAGCCCACGACCCCTCCCTCCACACTTCCCGAATCGCCTGGCCAGACCGGGCGAATGCTCGCGCACTAG
- a CDS encoding iron ABC transporter permease has product MAVESLEERRARGPDLPRRSRNRPALRVSLTPWTIATLLTVALVLLPLVSIFLGVLGESSDTWRHLASTVLADYVRNSALLVVGVALMTVVIGVGTAWLVTTCAFPGRRLFEWALILPLAIPTYIMAYTYAGILSHTGPIQGTLQLVLDPSSTAGIRTRLMTLPGVGLILALALYPYVYLITRTSFLKQSGGILETSRILGRSSWATFSRVALPMARPAIVAGVTLVLMEVLNEYGAVRYFGVTTFTTGIFRAWFALGDPPAALRLAALLLIFVFALILVERWQRGRARFDDVTGRARPVARFGLRGWRGWGATAACAIPVAFGFAFPVLQLTAWAARSAPGYVDDRFLRLTLNSFVLAIGASGITIVAALLIVYSVRLAPTRLLRLAARTSSLGYSIPGAVIAVGVLIPFIWLDRRIAAVVAGLGGGPTGLLITGTVGALLFAYLVRFLAVALNPIESGFERSCAHLDESSRSLGASPFRTLTRVDVPLLRGTLLAAALLVFVDVLKELPLTLILRPFNFDTLATRAFQLAMDEQLARAALPSLLIIATGLAPVILLSKLIGRGRS; this is encoded by the coding sequence ATGGCGGTAGAGTCCCTCGAAGAACGACGCGCGCGCGGGCCCGACCTTCCCAGGCGGAGTCGCAACCGACCTGCCCTTCGGGTCTCGTTGACTCCCTGGACGATCGCGACGCTTCTCACGGTCGCTCTCGTCCTCCTCCCGCTCGTTTCGATCTTCCTCGGAGTCCTGGGCGAGTCGAGCGATACTTGGCGCCACCTCGCCTCGACCGTCCTCGCGGATTATGTCCGGAACTCCGCCCTCCTCGTCGTCGGCGTCGCACTGATGACCGTGGTCATCGGCGTCGGCACCGCCTGGCTCGTCACGACGTGCGCATTTCCGGGTCGGCGCCTCTTCGAGTGGGCGTTGATCCTCCCTCTCGCCATCCCGACGTACATCATGGCTTACACGTACGCGGGAATTCTCTCGCATACGGGGCCGATCCAGGGCACCCTCCAACTGGTCCTCGACCCCTCCTCTACCGCGGGAATCCGGACGAGGCTCATGACCCTCCCCGGGGTCGGCCTGATCCTGGCGCTCGCGCTTTACCCCTATGTGTACCTCATCACGCGGACCTCCTTCCTGAAGCAGTCGGGGGGAATCCTCGAGACTTCACGAATTCTCGGGCGGTCCTCCTGGGCCACCTTTTCACGGGTGGCGCTCCCGATGGCGCGCCCGGCGATTGTGGCCGGAGTCACGCTCGTCCTCATGGAGGTGCTCAACGAGTACGGAGCGGTGCGCTACTTCGGGGTGACGACGTTCACGACGGGGATCTTCCGCGCATGGTTCGCCCTCGGGGATCCGCCGGCGGCTCTCCGGCTCGCCGCCCTCCTCCTGATTTTCGTCTTTGCGCTGATCCTCGTGGAGCGCTGGCAGCGTGGACGAGCTCGCTTCGACGACGTCACCGGGCGGGCGCGGCCGGTCGCGCGCTTCGGCCTCCGGGGATGGAGAGGGTGGGGGGCGACCGCGGCGTGCGCGATTCCCGTCGCCTTCGGGTTCGCTTTTCCAGTACTCCAGCTCACGGCGTGGGCGGCACGGTCCGCGCCCGGCTACGTGGACGATCGGTTCCTTCGCCTGACGCTGAACTCCTTCGTGCTCGCGATCGGCGCATCGGGAATCACCATCGTCGCCGCGCTCCTCATCGTCTATTCCGTCCGGCTCGCGCCGACGCGGCTCCTCCGGCTCGCGGCCCGGACATCCTCCTTGGGTTATTCGATTCCCGGCGCCGTGATTGCCGTCGGCGTCCTCATCCCTTTCATCTGGCTGGACCGGCGCATCGCGGCGGTCGTGGCTGGGCTGGGCGGCGGCCCAACGGGGCTCCTGATCACGGGGACGGTCGGGGCGCTCCTCTTCGCTTACCTCGTGCGATTCCTCGCGGTGGCGCTGAATCCGATCGAATCGGGGTTCGAACGGAGCTGCGCGCACCTGGACGAGAGCTCCCGCTCGCTGGGCGCTTCTCCCTTTCGGACGCTGACGAGGGTGGACGTGCCCCTCCTGCGGGGCACCCTCCTGGCGGCGGCACTTCTCGTTTTCGTGGACGTCCTGAAGGAGCTTCCCCTGACTCTCATCCTTCGCCCCTTCAACTTCGACACGCTTGCGACCCGTGCGTTTCAACTCGCAATGGATGAACAGCTTGCGCGCGCTGCCCTCCCATCGCTTCTCATTATCGCGACGGGGCTTGCGCCGGTCATTCTCCTGTCGAAGCTGATCGGCCGGGGGAGAAGCTGA
- a CDS encoding Fe(3+) ABC transporter substrate-binding protein: MISFRGQTFDAPSSALLGFVLALTLAVSGCAGDGSEVVNVYTHRHYDTDQTLFDRFTEVTGIRVQVVTASADELIARLEREGEASPADVLITVDAGRLYRAKELGLLQPVSSEVLEAEIPAHLRDAEGYWFGLTQRARILAYARDRVDPSELSTYETLAEPQWAGRVLTRSSENIYNVSLLASIIAASGVDAAEAWARGIVANLARPPQGNDTDQILDVAAGVGDVALVNTYYVGRLLHDEDPASRELAEQVGVFFPNQFGRGTHINVSGAGVTAHAPNPANAILLLEFFVGEEAQRAFAEANFEYPVRPGIPWAETLADWGPYRADTLSLDRLGELNAEAVQIFDRAGWR; the protein is encoded by the coding sequence ATGATCTCGTTCCGCGGCCAAACCTTCGATGCCCCCTCGAGCGCCTTGCTCGGATTCGTCTTGGCGCTCACTCTCGCCGTCTCCGGCTGCGCGGGCGACGGATCCGAGGTCGTGAACGTCTATACGCATCGCCACTACGATACGGATCAGACCCTCTTCGACCGCTTCACGGAAGTCACGGGGATTCGGGTCCAGGTCGTCACGGCGTCCGCCGACGAGCTCATCGCCCGGCTCGAGAGGGAGGGAGAGGCATCGCCCGCGGACGTCCTGATCACCGTGGACGCCGGACGGCTCTACCGCGCGAAGGAGCTCGGCCTCCTCCAGCCCGTTTCCTCTGAAGTCCTCGAGGCCGAGATTCCGGCCCACCTGCGGGACGCCGAAGGGTACTGGTTCGGTCTCACGCAACGGGCCCGCATCCTCGCGTACGCACGAGACCGCGTGGATCCGTCCGAGCTCTCCACCTATGAGACGCTCGCCGAGCCGCAGTGGGCGGGACGCGTCCTCACCCGCAGCTCGGAGAACATTTACAACGTCTCTCTCCTCGCCTCGATCATCGCCGCGAGCGGAGTGGATGCCGCGGAGGCCTGGGCGCGCGGCATCGTCGCGAATCTGGCCCGACCCCCGCAGGGGAACGACACCGATCAGATCCTCGACGTGGCGGCCGGAGTCGGCGACGTCGCGCTCGTGAACACCTATTACGTCGGTCGCCTCCTCCACGACGAGGATCCCGCCTCCCGGGAGCTGGCGGAGCAGGTGGGCGTCTTTTTCCCGAATCAGTTCGGACGAGGCACACATATCAACGTCAGCGGCGCGGGAGTCACCGCCCACGCGCCGAATCCGGCGAACGCAATTCTCCTTCTCGAGTTTTTCGTGGGCGAGGAGGCGCAGAGGGCCTTCGCGGAGGCGAACTTCGAGTATCCTGTCCGCCCGGGAATCCCCTGGGCCGAGACACTCGCCGACTGGGGGCCGTACCGCGCGGACACCCTTTCCCTCGATCGCCTGGGTGAGCTGAACGCGGAGGCCGTCCAGATCTTCGATCGGGCGGGATGGCGGTAG
- a CDS encoding leucyl aminopeptidase, which yields MRVTLNFDEPLGLETPLLVLPVFKGEHALTGAAAAADRRLGGAFSRARGAGDFRGDPGDSLLFYGAESAQGGPGRFLFVGVGERDELDAEGVRQLAGRAVRGAESRSLTSLVLHLPSELPARPVLAVQVAAEGGILAAWDYRELRSGLGEEDPVSEDPRHPLVDALVLSTSAERKGSERALSIGVAFAEGENLARLLQNRPGNVATPSHLAEVALGVAREYGFTSHVLGKKELEDEGMRALLAVSAGSEEEPRLIVLEHHGGEKGDPPLALVGKGITFDSGGISIKPGLGMEEMKFDMSGAAAVLGAMQAIGALRLPLNVVAVVPSAENLLSGRATKPGDIVRARSGKTIEIINTDAEGRLVLADALSYVIEHYAPKVVVDCATLTGACLIALGNHASAVLGNDEGVIAELREAGARAGERCWPLPLWKEYRKQLESTVADLKNVGGRAAGTITAAWFLAEFVGETPWAHLDIAGTAYGDVHAPYHRKGGFGRPTRLLLEWLHARAG from the coding sequence ATGCGGGTGACACTCAACTTCGACGAACCTCTCGGTCTCGAGACCCCGCTCCTCGTCCTCCCCGTTTTTAAGGGCGAACACGCGCTCACGGGCGCGGCTGCCGCGGCGGATCGGCGACTCGGGGGGGCGTTCTCCCGTGCGCGCGGCGCGGGCGACTTCCGTGGCGACCCGGGCGACTCCCTTCTTTTTTACGGCGCGGAATCCGCGCAGGGCGGGCCCGGGCGCTTTCTCTTCGTGGGCGTCGGTGAGCGGGACGAGTTGGATGCCGAAGGGGTGCGCCAGCTCGCGGGGCGGGCCGTTCGGGGGGCGGAGTCCAGGTCGCTGACGAGCCTCGTCCTCCACCTTCCCTCGGAGCTGCCGGCGAGACCCGTGCTCGCCGTGCAGGTGGCCGCCGAGGGTGGGATTCTCGCGGCGTGGGACTACCGAGAACTCCGCTCCGGTCTCGGGGAGGAGGATCCGGTCTCGGAGGACCCCCGCCACCCCCTCGTGGACGCGCTTGTCCTCTCCACATCTGCCGAGCGCAAGGGGTCGGAGCGGGCCCTGAGCATCGGAGTGGCGTTCGCGGAGGGAGAAAATCTGGCGCGCCTCCTCCAGAACCGTCCGGGAAACGTCGCCACGCCGTCGCACCTCGCGGAAGTGGCCCTCGGCGTCGCGCGCGAATACGGGTTCACCTCGCATGTGCTGGGAAAAAAAGAGCTGGAAGACGAAGGGATGAGGGCGCTCCTCGCGGTCTCCGCCGGCTCGGAAGAAGAGCCGAGGCTGATCGTTCTGGAGCACCACGGCGGGGAAAAGGGGGACCCGCCGCTCGCGCTGGTGGGGAAGGGGATCACCTTCGATTCCGGCGGAATCTCCATCAAGCCCGGACTCGGGATGGAGGAAATGAAGTTCGACATGTCCGGCGCCGCGGCCGTTCTCGGCGCGATGCAGGCGATCGGCGCGCTCCGGCTTCCGCTGAACGTCGTCGCGGTCGTGCCGTCGGCGGAGAACCTCCTCTCGGGAAGGGCCACCAAACCGGGCGACATCGTGCGCGCCCGCAGCGGAAAGACGATCGAAATCATCAATACGGACGCGGAAGGACGGCTCGTCCTCGCCGACGCTCTTTCGTACGTGATCGAGCACTACGCGCCGAAAGTCGTCGTGGACTGCGCGACATTGACGGGAGCCTGCCTCATCGCCCTCGGAAACCACGCTTCCGCGGTTCTCGGCAACGACGAGGGCGTCATCGCGGAGCTCAGGGAGGCTGGAGCGCGGGCCGGAGAGCGGTGCTGGCCCCTTCCCCTCTGGAAGGAGTATCGAAAGCAGCTCGAGAGCACCGTCGCGGACCTGAAAAACGTCGGCGGGCGGGCTGCTGGCACGATTACGGCTGCCTGGTTTCTCGCCGAGTTCGTGGGGGAGACACCGTGGGCGCACCTCGACATCGCCGGCACCGCGTACGGGGACGTTCACGCTCCTTACCACCGGAAGGGCGGGTTCGGGCGTCCCACCCGGCTCCTCCTAGAGTGGTTACACGCGCGGGCGGGGTGA
- a CDS encoding TetR/AcrR family transcriptional regulator produces the protein MATRSSPHRARDKPREIRERLLQISLRHFRQRGFDAVPVAEITREAGIAKGSFFNHFPTKDHVLTEVISRMVDRSIEEVGERRLAGGEAVLAFALGLSGQVTRDRNLALALVPRLFMLPPTDPEELTQEERIRQWIQERLGEALPLRVPLHQIDYGALASVVTWTLRGTLEDWVRGEARGKGLRSTLEAQLAFLLESAGFPVVSSSD, from the coding sequence ATGGCGACTCGCTCTTCCCCACACCGCGCGCGCGACAAGCCCCGGGAGATTCGGGAGCGCCTCCTCCAGATTTCCCTCCGCCACTTCCGGCAGCGGGGCTTCGACGCGGTTCCGGTGGCCGAGATCACGCGTGAAGCGGGGATCGCCAAGGGGAGTTTTTTCAATCACTTCCCGACGAAGGACCATGTGCTGACGGAAGTTATCAGCAGAATGGTGGATCGAAGCATCGAGGAGGTGGGAGAACGGCGGCTCGCGGGCGGGGAAGCCGTTCTCGCCTTCGCTCTCGGCCTTTCGGGCCAGGTGACACGGGACCGAAACCTGGCCCTCGCCCTCGTTCCGCGCCTCTTCATGCTCCCTCCCACCGATCCCGAGGAGCTCACCCAGGAGGAGAGGATCCGGCAATGGATCCAGGAGCGGCTCGGGGAGGCGCTCCCGCTGCGGGTCCCCCTGCACCAGATCGACTATGGGGCGCTCGCCTCGGTCGTGACCTGGACCCTTCGAGGAACGCTCGAGGACTGGGTGCGCGGGGAAGCCCGCGGGAAGGGGCTCCGGAGTACGCTCGAGGCCCAGCTCGCCTTCCTCCTCGAATCCGCCGGCTTCCCGGTCGTTTCTTCTTCGGATTGA
- the icd gene encoding isocitrate dehydrogenase (NADP(+)) — protein sequence MSDYEHARVPDSGDPITIEGGKIRVPDRPILPFIEGDGIGADIWRATRHVVDAAVEKAYGGERQIAWMEIYAGEKALGKTGEWLPEETFQALRDFKVGIKGPLTTPVGGGIRSLNVTLRKVLDLYSCIRPVRWIEGVPSPMKEPGKLDVVIFRENTEDVYAGIEWESGSAEAEKVRRFLVHEMGAQIREGSGIGIKPISPFGTKRHVAAAIRYALDRKRPRLTLVHKGNIMKFTEGAFSDWGYEVAREEFSDRTVPESAVWSGEDPAGRVVIGDRIADAMFQQVLLRPDEYDVLVTPNLNGDYLSDACAAQVGGLGMAPGANVGDEVAVFEATHGTAPKYAGKDMVNPGSVILSAVMMLEHMAWDEAARLINKGLEGAVKAKTVTYDLERQMKGATKVGTFGFGEATVRHM from the coding sequence ATGAGCGACTACGAACACGCCCGCGTCCCCGACTCGGGCGATCCCATCACCATCGAGGGCGGGAAGATCCGCGTTCCGGACCGGCCCATCCTCCCCTTCATCGAAGGAGACGGGATCGGTGCGGACATCTGGCGGGCGACCCGCCACGTCGTGGACGCGGCCGTGGAAAAGGCGTATGGCGGAGAGCGACAGATCGCATGGATGGAGATCTATGCGGGCGAGAAGGCGTTGGGGAAGACGGGGGAATGGCTTCCCGAGGAGACCTTCCAGGCGCTCCGCGACTTCAAGGTCGGGATCAAGGGACCCCTGACGACCCCGGTGGGTGGGGGGATTCGCTCCCTCAACGTCACCCTGCGAAAAGTCCTCGACCTCTACTCCTGCATCCGCCCGGTGCGATGGATCGAGGGCGTTCCCTCTCCGATGAAGGAACCGGGCAAGCTCGATGTCGTGATCTTTCGGGAAAATACGGAAGACGTGTACGCCGGGATCGAGTGGGAATCGGGGAGTGCCGAGGCCGAAAAAGTGCGGCGCTTCCTCGTCCACGAGATGGGTGCCCAGATCCGCGAAGGGAGCGGGATCGGGATCAAGCCGATCTCCCCCTTCGGGACGAAGCGTCACGTTGCCGCCGCGATCCGGTACGCACTCGATCGCAAGCGCCCACGGCTGACCCTCGTCCACAAGGGGAACATCATGAAGTTCACCGAGGGGGCCTTCTCGGACTGGGGATACGAAGTTGCCCGCGAGGAATTTTCGGACCGGACCGTTCCAGAGTCCGCGGTGTGGAGCGGAGAGGATCCGGCGGGCCGCGTCGTCATCGGCGACCGGATCGCGGACGCGATGTTCCAGCAGGTTTTGCTCCGCCCCGACGAGTACGACGTGCTCGTGACTCCAAACCTGAATGGCGACTATCTCTCCGATGCGTGCGCGGCTCAGGTCGGTGGGCTTGGGATGGCGCCGGGGGCGAACGTCGGGGACGAGGTCGCGGTTTTCGAAGCCACACACGGAACCGCACCGAAATACGCGGGGAAGGATATGGTCAATCCAGGATCCGTCATCCTCTCGGCGGTCATGATGCTCGAGCACATGGCGTGGGATGAAGCGGCACGGCTCATCAACAAGGGACTCGAGGGCGCGGTGAAGGCGAAGACCGTCACCTACGACCTCGAGCGCCAGATGAAGGGCGCGACGAAGGTCGGGACCTTCGGATTCGGCGAGGCGACAGTCCGGCACATGTAA
- a CDS encoding SDR family NAD(P)-dependent oxidoreductase, which translates to MHSNRPRRTVLVTGGAGHLGRYVVRRFLAEGTSVHVPLFEGEDETALAQFLGDRLDAVRLHREVNLADPEGADRVVAALREDEGSGPDVLLNLAGGFASSPIEDTEPAGWQRMWEINASSAFLTSRAVFPGMKNAGWGRIVNVSAFPAIDRGKSGLSAYGAAKAAVLNLTQTLAREGLGHGITVNAVLPSIIDTPPNRSSMPDADRSTWLPPEEIASVLAFLASDEARIVNGAAITLTLG; encoded by the coding sequence ATGCATTCGAACCGACCCCGGCGCACCGTCCTCGTCACCGGAGGGGCGGGACACCTCGGCCGCTACGTCGTGCGGCGCTTTCTCGCGGAGGGGACCAGTGTCCATGTCCCCCTCTTCGAAGGCGAGGACGAAACCGCCTTAGCGCAATTTCTCGGCGATCGACTTGACGCCGTGCGCCTCCACCGGGAGGTGAACCTCGCGGATCCGGAGGGAGCGGACCGGGTTGTCGCCGCGCTTCGGGAGGACGAAGGGTCCGGCCCCGACGTCCTCCTGAATCTCGCGGGAGGCTTCGCGTCGAGTCCGATCGAGGACACCGAGCCCGCAGGCTGGCAGAGGATGTGGGAGATCAACGCGAGCTCGGCATTCCTCACCTCCCGCGCCGTCTTCCCAGGGATGAAAAATGCCGGCTGGGGCCGAATCGTGAACGTCTCCGCATTCCCGGCGATCGACCGCGGAAAGTCCGGGCTCTCCGCTTACGGAGCCGCCAAAGCCGCTGTTTTGAACCTCACCCAGACCCTTGCAAGAGAAGGGCTCGGGCACGGGATCACGGTGAACGCGGTCCTCCCTTCGATCATCGACACTCCCCCGAACCGATCCTCGATGCCGGATGCGGACCGCTCGACCTGGCTTCCGCCCGAGGAGATCGCATCCGTCCTTGCATTCCTGGCCTCGGACGAGGCGCGCATCGTGAACGGCGCGGCGATCACACTCACGTTGGGTTGA